Proteins encoded within one genomic window of Thermococcus celer Vu 13 = JCM 8558:
- a CDS encoding alpha/beta hydrolase family protein, protein MSNIEWNEKTFSKFAYLSDPRIRGNLIAYTLTKANMKENRYESTVVVENLEDGTRRFIENASMPRISPDGRKLAFTRANEEKKETEIWVADVRTLSAKKVLSTKNVRSIQWNDDSRRLLVVGFKRRDDEDFVFDSEVPVWFDSLGFFDGEKTTLWVLDTEGEEVIEELEKPRFSSGLWHGDAMLINVPHMEGSKPALFKFWDVYLWEDGEEERLFERVSFTAVDSDGERILLRGKEEKRYMSEHNRLYLWDGELRPVYEGPLNVHDAKLDDGKVYFLVPDAGRVNLWLWDGKAERVVAGDHWIYGLDVSDGKALILLMTATRVGELYLYDGELRALTDYNGPVFERLKTFEPRGFRFKSGDLEIDGWYLKPELKEGEKAPVIVFVHGGPKGMYGHRFVYEMQLMASRGYYVVFVNPRGSDGYDEDFALRVLERTGLEDFEDITTGVEEFLKLEPQADRERVGITGISYGGFMTNWALTQSDLFKAGVSENGISYWLTSHAFSDVGLWYDVEVIGPNPLENENYRKLSPLFHAGNVKAPVLLIHSLEDYRCPLDQSVMFYHVLKDLGKEAYIAIFRKGPHGHSVRGSPRHRSKRYRLFVEFFERKLKRYEEGFDVEEILKGTVQT, encoded by the coding sequence ATGAGCAACATCGAATGGAATGAGAAGACCTTTTCTAAGTTCGCCTACCTCAGCGACCCGAGGATAAGGGGGAACCTGATTGCCTACACCCTGACGAAGGCCAACATGAAGGAGAACAGATACGAGAGCACCGTGGTCGTAGAAAACCTCGAAGATGGAACGAGGCGCTTCATCGAGAACGCCTCGATGCCCAGAATCTCCCCGGACGGCAGAAAGTTGGCCTTCACGAGGGCCAACGAGGAGAAGAAGGAGACGGAGATATGGGTCGCCGACGTCCGGACGCTAAGCGCCAAAAAAGTCCTTTCGACCAAAAACGTCCGCTCCATCCAGTGGAACGACGACTCGAGGAGGCTCCTCGTGGTGGGCTTCAAGAGGAGGGACGACGAGGACTTCGTCTTCGATAGCGAGGTTCCGGTCTGGTTCGACAGCCTGGGCTTCTTCGACGGCGAGAAGACGACCCTCTGGGTTCTCGACACGGAGGGCGAGGAGGTAATCGAGGAGCTCGAGAAACCGCGGTTCAGCTCGGGGCTCTGGCACGGCGACGCGATGCTCATCAACGTCCCGCACATGGAGGGCTCCAAACCGGCCCTCTTCAAGTTCTGGGACGTCTACCTCTGGGAGGACGGCGAGGAGGAGAGGCTCTTCGAGCGCGTTTCCTTCACGGCGGTGGACTCGGACGGAGAGAGGATACTCCTACGGGGCAAGGAGGAAAAGCGGTACATGAGCGAGCACAACCGGCTCTACCTCTGGGACGGCGAGCTCAGGCCAGTTTACGAGGGGCCGCTGAACGTCCACGACGCCAAACTGGACGACGGGAAGGTCTACTTCCTGGTCCCCGATGCCGGAAGGGTGAACCTCTGGCTCTGGGACGGGAAAGCTGAGAGGGTCGTCGCGGGCGACCACTGGATATACGGCCTCGACGTGAGCGATGGAAAGGCCCTGATCCTTTTAATGACGGCCACACGGGTGGGCGAGCTTTACCTCTACGACGGCGAGCTGAGGGCGTTGACCGACTACAACGGGCCGGTGTTCGAGAGGCTGAAGACGTTTGAGCCGAGGGGCTTCCGCTTTAAGAGCGGGGACCTGGAGATAGACGGCTGGTACCTCAAACCCGAGCTCAAGGAGGGCGAGAAGGCGCCGGTAATAGTTTTCGTCCACGGCGGGCCGAAGGGGATGTACGGGCACAGGTTCGTCTACGAGATGCAGCTGATGGCCAGCAGGGGCTACTACGTCGTCTTCGTGAACCCGCGCGGAAGCGACGGCTACGACGAGGACTTCGCCCTCCGCGTGCTTGAGAGAACCGGCCTCGAGGACTTCGAGGACATAACGACCGGGGTGGAAGAGTTCCTAAAACTCGAGCCGCAGGCCGATAGGGAGCGCGTTGGGATAACGGGCATAAGCTACGGCGGCTTCATGACCAACTGGGCGCTGACCCAGAGCGACCTCTTCAAGGCAGGGGTAAGCGAGAACGGCATAAGCTACTGGCTGACGAGCCACGCCTTCTCCGACGTGGGTCTCTGGTACGACGTCGAGGTCATAGGCCCGAACCCGCTCGAGAACGAGAACTACCGCAAACTAAGCCCGCTCTTCCACGCGGGGAACGTTAAGGCGCCGGTGCTCCTCATCCACAGCCTCGAGGACTACCGCTGCCCGCTCGACCAGAGCGTCATGTTCTACCATGTCCTGAAGGACCTCGGCAAGGAGGCCTACATAGCGATATTCAGGAAGGGGCCCCACGGTCACAGCGTCCGCGGAAGCCCGAGGCACCGCTCAAAGAGGTACAGGCTCTTCGTCGAGTTCTTCGAGAGGAAGCTAAAGAGGTACGAGGAGGGCTTCGACGTCGAGGAGATTCTAAAAGGCACCGTCCAGACGTGA
- a CDS encoding Lrp/AsnC family transcriptional regulator, which translates to MVTAFILMVTAAGKEREVMEKLLAMPEVKEAYVVYGEYDLVVKVETDTLKDLDQFITEKIRKMSEIQMTSTMIAI; encoded by the coding sequence ATGGTGACGGCTTTTATTCTGATGGTGACGGCCGCTGGAAAGGAAAGGGAAGTTATGGAGAAGCTTCTGGCCATGCCTGAGGTCAAGGAGGCCTACGTCGTTTACGGTGAATACGACCTCGTTGTGAAGGTGGAGACCGACACCCTCAAGGACCTTGACCAGTTCATCACGGAGAAGATAAGGAAGATGTCGGAGATCCAGATGACCTCGACGATGATAGCCATCTGA
- a CDS encoding serine/threonine protein kinase: MFEHLISKARLEGFYSHLRSLGFEGITPHSKGTTSLVFRARLNEKNVVIKLQRPDSPRRNFAREAEIIKAVEPFGVTPRLVGYGLFDGLEYLIREFAEGEIILHADLEKRHLFEITAKTALLDRLGLDHGQIQGGKHLIIGEGVYLIDFEKAGWRKPKNLTSAMAMLFLSDNAISRRVRGKFGIDGEFLNEMREELRSYKRTGKLSGLLGLLSRL, encoded by the coding sequence ATGTTCGAGCACCTCATAAGCAAAGCCAGGCTGGAGGGGTTTTACTCCCACCTGCGCTCCCTCGGATTCGAGGGGATAACCCCCCACTCCAAGGGGACGACGAGCCTGGTATTCAGGGCGAGGTTAAACGAAAAAAACGTCGTGATTAAGCTCCAGCGGCCGGACTCGCCGAGGCGGAACTTCGCCAGGGAGGCGGAGATAATCAAAGCCGTCGAGCCCTTCGGGGTAACGCCGCGGCTCGTGGGTTATGGCCTCTTCGATGGCCTCGAGTACCTCATCAGGGAGTTCGCCGAGGGGGAGATAATACTCCACGCCGACCTTGAGAAGCGCCATCTCTTCGAGATAACCGCGAAAACGGCTCTGCTCGACAGACTCGGCCTCGACCACGGCCAGATCCAGGGCGGAAAGCACCTGATAATCGGCGAGGGCGTTTATCTCATAGACTTCGAGAAGGCCGGCTGGAGAAAGCCCAAGAACCTCACCTCGGCGATGGCGATGCTCTTCCTGAGCGACAACGCAATATCGCGCCGGGTGAGGGGGAAGTTCGGCATCGATGGGGAGTTTTTAAACGAAATGAGGGAAGAACTAAGGAGTTACAAGAGGACCGGAAAGCTCTCAGGCCTTCTGGGGCTTCTTTCTCGCCTTTAG